The following are from one region of the Rattus rattus isolate New Zealand chromosome 13, Rrattus_CSIRO_v1, whole genome shotgun sequence genome:
- the Tcim gene encoding transcriptional and immune response regulator — protein sequence MKAKPSHPATSMSTSLRVSPSIHGYHFDTAARKKAVGNIFENIDQESLQRLFRNSGDKKAEERAKIIFAIDQDLEEKTRALMALKKRTKDKLLQFLKLRKYSIKVH from the coding sequence ATGAAAGCAAAACCAAGCCACCCAGCCACCAGCATGTCCACTTCTCTTCGAGTAAGCCCGTCCATCCACGGCTACCACTTCGACACAGCTGCTCGCAAGAAAGCTGTGGGTAACATCTTTGAAAACATAGACCAGGAGTCCCTGCAGAGGCTCTTCAGGAACTCGGGAGACAAGAAGGCAGAGGAGCGGGCCAAGATCATTTTCGCCATCGACCAAGATTTGGAGGAGAAAACTCGAGCCCTCATGGCCCTGAAGAAGAGGACAAAAGACAAGCTTCTTCAGTTCCTCAAACTGCGGAAATATTCCATCAAGGTACACTGA